In Natronorubrum halophilum, the genomic window AAAGATAGCAAATCCCGACTCAACACTAACGAGAGCGTGTAAGTCACAGGATCCGACTATTTTCGGAACTATCGGAAATCACCTTCCGACAACTAAGAGGGTCGCATACAGTCGTTACAACGCACCGACGGACAGCAGCCGCGCGCGCCCCCAGTTCCAACTAACGGCGCACGCGGTGAGTCCGCGGTCCCACAACAGTGAGACCATGATTGAAATTACACGCAACCACAGTAAACGTACCGGAGGTAGTGCTGACGGCAAGCTACCCGAGGGGGATCGATGAGCGACGAGTTCCACGCCCTAGAGCGACAGGCCGACGCGATGGAACAACAGACGGCGGCCCTCGAGGCGATCGCGACGGAACTGCGCTACCAGAACGCGGCGCTCGTCGAGACGATCGACGCGATCGACCAGCTGGCCACGCACGTCGACGACCGCGAGGGCGAGCTGATGAATGGGCTGGATCTCGCGGAGAACTGGGCGGACGGTGATGGGCGATGAGCCTGTACGGCGTCTGCTACGACTGCGGCAAGCACGCGACGCTTCGGTACAAACCGGACGTCGCGCTCGACGATCAGCCGCGACCGTCGGTCTGTAACGTCTGCCGGTCGCGTCGCGAAGAGCGGATGATCGAGCAGTTCCGCGAAGACCGAGCTGTTTCGCCGTACGTTCCACGGACTCCTGACGAGGGTGACTACGAGTGATCACCCCGGAAGAGATGACGCCACGTAAGGCGTGGCATCGGTATCTCGACGGTCGGCGTACGGAGATCACCGACGAAACGGCATCCACGTATCACTACCGGCTGAAGCTGTTCGTCGAGTGGTGTGAGGATAACGAGATCGAGACAGTATCGGAACTCACTGGCTGGGTACTCGATCAGTACGAAAGTGCCCGCTCCGGCGAGGGTGTTGCTTCGACGACGCTCCACAACGAAATGGAGACGCTACAATCGTTCATCGAGTATCTCGAGCGGATCGAAGCTGTCGACGATGGGCTTGCCGATCGCGTGAACATTCCTGACGTGCCTGCCGACGAGAAGTCCCGAGAGACGAAACTCGAGGCAGATCGTGCACTCGGACTCATTCGCTACTACCGTTCGAGTAGTCGAGCAGGTTCGCAAAACCACGCGCTGCTCGAGGTCGCCTGGCATACGGGTGCGCGGTTGGGCGGGATCCGAGCGCTGGACTTGCGGGACTTCGACGCCAGCGACCAGACACTCGAGTTTGTACACCGGCCAGAAACCG contains:
- a CDS encoding tyrosine-type recombinase/integrase, with product MTPRKAWHRYLDGRRTEITDETASTYHYRLKLFVEWCEDNEIETVSELTGWVLDQYESARSGEGVASTTLHNEMETLQSFIEYLERIEAVDDGLADRVNIPDVPADEKSRETKLEADRALGLIRYYRSSSRAGSQNHALLEVAWHTGARLGGIRALDLRDFDASDQTLEFVHRPETDTPLKNKRNGERIVGIRDGVAKTLRQYIQSDRWEKHDDHGRQPLFSSLQGRPATTTMRAWMYAATFPCVQGPCPHGHDPETCEFRSHTHASKCPSSRAPHHVRTGSITWHQDRGVPREVTTERVNASQDIIDRFYDKATKRERMELRRRPHLEKLEIE